One window from the genome of Cryptomeria japonica chromosome 6, Sugi_1.0, whole genome shotgun sequence encodes:
- the LOC131037307 gene encoding kinesin-like protein KIN-14J, whose protein sequence is MVGEKGEKGLIENGRGSSLESVNNGVESKVGFQSAEALVEDGINHACQQLTMKLSDIHMASRKDAEAGARRADVAVWLKCMFESEPLHLADEPSEEDLRACLSNGTLLCNLINKLNPGSIPKIISNPSLAGTEGAAHSAYQRFENLRNFLVAIDELRLPTFEASDLEQGSMVNVIDCLLSLKEYFDWKHGTEVQSLLKQATDIGILNEIKSTGKSPSPGKFLSSTLKNGSQPRKRWILPDLDNCLASDTQPADESPGSNGQKSGRWPLKPGDFRGNVGLEQRYDFESLLTSSIMSDSTTAWIQHIGQKFRELLQVKAMRYPDIQAVECSGMLKCLDNAPSQSFLSLVSAILGDKHNEEVPSLVEFMLRKVMEEFERRLLAQGEHTKKLKLALREVIAREDKIMSRANGLEALAAGTAEEIKLLTDQLHKIKMENTQVEDERKAKEQDIIRLIKEREESNAAIQALKEELEMMKKTYQEYMQQLESQKCDVELDLQKKLKETEDLLVLSKRKTEELEETTAMELQSVRLRDAFYQKFSSSHFQALQETRMVFQQTKEEVIKVQESWKTEIAMLEEQLKGIANVATKYHKVLAENRQLYNEVQDLKGNIRVYCRVRPFISGESGRHTTIEYIGENGELIIANPNKQGKDSPRMFNFNKVFGSSASQEEVFLDTRPLIRSVLDGYNVCIFAYGQTGSGKTFTMTGPNSSSEEDWGVNYRAINDLFQISQKRRELFRYEVGVQMIEIYNEQVRDLLINDGSQKRLGIRSISQQSGLSVPDASMFQVESTADVVDLMKIGQRNRAVGATALNERSSRSHSVLTVHVQGTDLSSGAALRGCLHLVDLAGSERVDKSEVTGDRLKEAQHINKSLSALGDVIYALANKSVHVPYRNSKLTQILQDSLGGQAKTLMFVQLNPDIESYSETISTLKFAERVSGVELGAARSNRESKDVRDLKEQVAMLKDVITKKDAEIVRLQINFQDVYVPKEKLRVKVTNFTAQSNKVATGRQGHKNQSLTIGRRRSSEDHQTLSGQASKYSLRQSTQSSQDCESTSTGDSDDICGKYGTPVATQHAMASKRSVDSKMELTSSQVTCLETKLQKDSFMEDDVSKECQDGVRSSSNSSLLGTLSLDETTSQCSAKMGKMNEEGISLVDKHSDVGSHGKSMMKRVSDDENVSEYSDKHSDVGSHETSMNMSKLLQYKDHRMPFKQDAGNVRSFYSSLESTENSAPDVELFDLKDGDLDERLSEISDGNLSMGTETDGSISSIVELTLFPEKKESGKLIPENDKRLMTPSHIPRPPGKSQRKTLLQPHTSAGKSSTVARGTDRSSARRPNGQSTIDTSWRKGSQRPVSIDSPQASICRPSISHRQAVSSQLSGCSSSSKRWQ, encoded by the exons ATGGTTGGGGAGAAGGGGGAAAAAGGACTGATAGAAAATGGTCGGGGTTCATCGTTGGAGAGTGTAAATAATGGTGTTGAAAGCAAGGTGGGATTTCAAAGTGCTGAGGCTCTGGTGGAAGACGGCATCAACCATGCTTGCCAACAGCTTACTATGAAGTTGAGTGATATTCACATGGCTTCAAGAAAGGATGCAGAAGCAG GTGCGCGAAGGGCGGATGTTGCAGTGTGGCTAAAGTGTATGTTTGAGAGTGAGCCATTGCATTTGGCCGATGAGCCTTCCGAAGAAGATTTGAGAGCCTGCTTGAGTAATGGAACGCTTCTTTGCAACCTCATCAACAAGCTTAATCCTGGATCTATACCCAAG ATTATATCAAATCCAAGCCTGGCTGGTACTGAAGGTGCTGCACATTCAGCATACCAACGGTTTGAGAATCTTAGGAATTTCTTGGTGGCAATAGATGAATTAAGGCTTCCAACTTTTGAAGCATCTGATCTCGAGCAG GGAAGTATGGTGAATGTCATTGACTGTCTTCTATCTCTAAAAGAATATTTTGACTGGAAACATGGGACGGAGGTCCAGTCTCTATTGAAACAAGCGACTGACATAGGCATCCTTAATGAAATCAAGTCTACAGGAAAAAGTCCTTCTCCTGGAAAATTCCTCAGCAGCACTCTTAAAAATGGAAGTCAACCACGGAAAAGATGGATACTTCCAGATCTGGATAACTGTCTGGCTTCAGATACCCAGCCTGCTGATGAATCTCCAGGTTCAAATGGTCAAAAATCAGGCAGGTGGCCTCTAAAGCCTGGCGACTTCAGGGGTAATGTGGGTTTAGAGCAAAGATATGATTTTGAAAGTCTTTTAACAAGTTCTATTATGTCAG ATTCTACAACGGCATGGATACAACACATTGGACAGAAGTTTCGTGAGCTTCTTCAAGTTAAAGCAATGCGTTATCCAGACATTCAAGCAGTAGAGTGTTCTGGAATGTTGAAATGTCTTGAT AATGCACCATCTCAATCATTTTTAAGCCTTGTGAGTGCTATTCTTGGTGACAAACATAATGAAGAAGTTCCATCT CTAGTAGAATTTATGTTGAGGAAAGTAATGGAAGAGTTTGAACGCCGTCTTCTAGCTCAAGGGGAACACACAAAGAAA CTGAAACTTGCACTAAGAGAAGTTATTGCTCGAGAAGATAAAATAATGTCTAGGGCAAATGGACTTGAGGCTCTTGCAGCTGGCACTGCAGAGGAAATCAAG CTTCTTACAGATCAACTGCATAAGATaaag ATGGAGAATACTCAAGTGGAAGATGAGAGGAAAgcaaaggagcaagatataatacGACTTATAAAAGAGAGGGAGGAAAGTAACGCTGCTATTCAGGCCTTGAAAgaggaattagaaatgatgaagaagacctATCAGGAATACATGCAGCAATTGGAATCGCAAAAATGTGATGTTGAATTAGATTTGCAGAAAAAATTGAAGGAAACAGAAGATCTTTTGGTTCTATCAAAAAGGAAGACTGAAGAGCTAGAAGAAACCACTGCTATGGAATTACAAAGTGTGAGACTTAGGGATGCTTTTTACCAAAAGTTCTCAAGTAGCCATTTTCAAGCACTTCAG GAGACGAGAATGGTTTTTCAACAGACCAAAGAAGAAGTTATTAAAGTGCAAGAGAGCTGGAAAACAGAAATTGCAATGTTGG AAGAACAACTAAAGGGAATAGCAAATGTTGCGACAAAGTATCACAAAGTTCTTGCAGAGAATCGGCAGCTGTACAATGAAGTTCAAGATCTGAAAG GAAATATTCGTGTGTATTGTAGAGTGAGACCCTTTATTTCTGGCGAGTCTGGGAGACACACTACAATTGAATACATTGGTGAAAATGGAGAGTTGATAATTGCTAATCCCAACAAGCAAGGCAAGGACTCTCCAAGGATGTTTAACTTCAACAAGGTCTTTGGTTCTTCTGCATCTCAAG AGGAAGTGTTTCTAGACACGCGACCATTGATCAGATCTGTTCTAGATGGATACAATGTATGCATTTTTGCCTATGGTCAAACTGGTTCTGGAAAGACTTTCACAATG ACTGGTCCGAATTCATCGTCTGAGGAAGACTGGGGAGTTAATTACAGAGCAATAAATGATCTTTTTCAAATTTCACAAAAAAGAAGAGAGCTGTTTAGATATGAAGTTGGTGTACAAATGATTGAAATATATAATGAGCAAGTTCGTGATCTACTTATAAATGATGGATCACAAAAAAGA CTTGGGATCCGAAGCATATCTCAGCAAAGTGGACTCAGTGTTCCTGATGCTAGCATGTTTCAAGTTGAATCAACAGCAGATGTTGTAGATTTGATGAAAATTGGTCAGAGGAACAGGGCAGTAGGTGCCACTGCACTTAATGAGCGCAGCAGCCGCTCTCATAG TGTCCTGACTGTACATGTGCAAGGAACAGACTTATCTTCTGGAGCAGCTCTCCGAGGGTGTCTTCATTTAGTAGATCTGGCTGGCAGTGAGAGGGTAGACAAATCAGAGGTCACTGGTGATAGACTTAAAGAAGCACAGCATATCAATAAGTCTCTCTCAGCTCTTGGAGATGTTATATATGCTTTAGCTAATAAAAGTGTTCATGTACCATATCGTAATAGCAAACTTACTCAGATTCTTCAGGATTCCTTGG GTGGGCAAGCAAAGACACTTATGTTTGTTCAACTTAATCCGGACATTGAATCTTATTCAGAGACAATTAGCACATTGAAATTTGCAGAAAGAGTGTCTGGTGTGGAATTGGGTGCTGCACGTAGCAATAGGGAGAGCAAAGATGTTCGAGACCTGAAGGAACAG GTTGCAATGTTGAAGGATGTCATTACAAAGAAAGATGCTGAGATTGTCCGTTTGCAAATTAATTTTCAGGATGTTTATGTTCCCAAGGAAAAACTTAGAGTGAAGGTTACAAACTTCACAGCACAATCAAATAAAGTGGCAACAGGTCGACAAGGTCATAAGAATCAGAGCCTGACAATTGGCAGACGGAGAAGCAGTGAG GATCATCAAACATTGTCTGGTCAAGCATCCAAGTATTCCTTGAGGCAATCAACTCAGTCCTCTCAAGATTGTGAATCTACTTCAACAGGGGATTCTGATGATATATGTGGTAAGTACGGTACACCAGTTGCAACACAACACGCTATGGCATCAAAGAGGTCCGTGGATTCTAAGATGGAGCTTACGTCCTCTCAAGTTACTTGTTTGGAAACTAAGCTTCAGAAAGATTCATTCATGGAGGACGATGTTTCAAAAGAATGTCAAGATGGGGTTCGTAGCAGTTCCAATTCTTCACTTCTTGGAACACTATCTCTGGATGAGACAACCAGTCAATGCAGTGCAAAAATGGGAAAAATGAACGAGGAAGGTATTTCTTTGGTTGATAAGCATTCTGATGTTGGATCACATGGGAAATCAATGATGAAAAGGGTTTCAGATGATGAAAATGTTTCAGAATACAGTGATAAGCATTCTGATGTTGGATCACATGAGACATCAATGAATATGTCAAAGTTATTGCAATATAAGGATCACAGAATGCCTTTCAAACAGGACGCGGGAAATGTGAgatctttttactcttctcttgaATCGACAGAGAATTCTGCTCCAGATGTTGAGCTTTTTGACCTGAAAGATGGAGACCTTGATGAGAGATTGAGCGAAATCTCTGATGGAAATCTTTCGATGGGAACTGAAACAGATGGCTCTATTTCAAGCATTGTTGAACTTACTCTTTTCCCAGAGAAAAAGGAATCTGGGAAGCTTATTCCGGAAAATGACAAAAG ATTGATGACGCCTTCACATATTCCTAGACCACCAGGAAAGTCCCAACGTAAAACATTACTTCAGCCTCATACCAGCGCAGGGAAGTCTTCCACTGTTGCACGAGGAACAGATCGTTCTTCAGCAAGGCGACCAAATGGACAATCAACAA TTGACACTTCTTGGAGGAAAGGATCTCAAAGACCAGTATCCATTGATTCCCCGCAAGCATCAATATGTCGGCCATCAATATCTCACCGTCAGGCTGTCAGTAGCCAACTCTCAGGCTGTTCTTCGTCCTCAAAGCGATGGCAGTGA